Proteins encoded together in one Cydia pomonella isolate Wapato2018A chromosome 10, ilCydPomo1, whole genome shotgun sequence window:
- the LOC133522256 gene encoding uncharacterized protein K02A2.6-like gives MTQVTSTIPSLDNFDCGGDPVSVGVRWEKWKRALEIYFLAANIEEDVVKRATLLHLGGLALQEVYYNLPGAHAEKATDVDVYNVAMEKLDAYFSPKQSRYYERYIFRLMKQDEGERFEAFLVRLRQQADKCKFTARDENLIDQIIEKGNSSELRKKILSAGDSVTLQQVITIATTLETVNRQLDTFGKTGSMKAGDMDKSDINKIDTRKLPARGTSKTCYRCGSNKHLSFAPECPAMDKKCLKCGIIGHFKDYCKTKKLKRKFEHKKDDKFNNAKRQRFDHPQKDTEEVDYVFHLDNDEVINCQVGGVTIEMLIDSGCRCNIITDETWEYLKSHNVKTANQIAHPDKTLVAYGSQTPLDVTGKFEAQIYIRDGLETMATLYVIRNGSRNLLGRITAKQLGVLQTGIPVNNISTFPKFKGVKIQIPIDDKVKPVIQPYRRIPIPLEAKVNSKLTELLEADIIEEVNGPSQWVSPMVPVLKENGDLRICIDMRRANEAIIRENHPLPTMDELLPHFRQAKFFSRLDIKNAFHQLEIDEDSRHITTFSTSKGLFRYKRLMFGVSCAPEMFQKVLEKMLLGCEGTANFIDDIIIYGSDEKEHDTRLKKVLQVLKDNDVLLNEAKCIYKTNKIEFLGHELTANGVKPLDKYILAIQSAKRPTNVEEIQSFLGLVNYVGKWIPNLASLTEPLRQLVRLKLSKTTDLRKYWTSSQEQAFDTLKASLSNIQTLGYYNPADRTQIVADASPVGLGALLIQIDRNGPRIIAFGNKSLTDCEKRYCQTEKEALALVWAVEHFKTYLFGKEFEIISDHKPLETIFGPRSKPCARIERWVLRLQAYKYKVIYRPGKDNIADPISRLCQSISPKPFDNENYINAIVQYSRPTAVPLKEIEAVCATDEEIMALKSGIYENKWHESISAYKAFQTEICFQGNIALRGNKLIIPKELRDRVLEAAHQGHPGIVAMKTRLRTKVWWPKIDRDAENRVKACKGCTLVSAPNPPHPIKRRELPVEPWIDVAVDFLGPLPSNDYLLVLIDYYSRYKEIKIMRSITAVDTVSVLKEIFSRLGYPVTLTCDNGNQFTSETFKTFCKECNIVIYNTIPYWPQMNGEVERQNRDILKRLKISQVEKKNWKDDLLEYLIMYNSTPHTTTGKTPSELFFRRQFRDKIPTVADMECKILDSDVRDRDKEKKEKGREYTDTKRKAKDSNLEIGEKVYVKNLIRDNKLTPNFNPESHTVTDVSGGDVRVRNDVTGKEYRRNVVHLKKTETGEWAVINQNSSNAPHADQDQNED, from the coding sequence ATGACCCAAGTAACATCAACTATACCAAGTCTAGACAATTTCGATTGTGGAGGCGATCCGGTTTCCGTCGGTGTAAGATGGGAAAAATGGAAACGGGCGCTGGAGATATACTTCCTGGCCGCTAATATCGAGGAAGATGTGGTAAAGCGGGCCACTTTACTACATCTCGGTGGGCTTGCTCTGCAAGAAGTATATTACAATTTGCCGGGTGCTCACGCCGAAAAAGCTACTGACGTCGACGTCTATAATGTGGCTATGGAAAAATTAGATGCTTATTTTTCCCCTAAGCAGAGTAGATATTATGAACGCTACATATTTAGGCTTATGAAACAAGATGAAGGGGAAAGGTTTGAAGCTTTTCTTGTGAGACTTCGGCAACAGGCTGACAAATGTAAATTTACGGCAAGGGACGAAAATTTAATTGACCAAATCATCGAAAAAGGAAATAGCTCCGAATTGCGGAAAAAGATTTTGTCGGCCGGCGATAGTGTCACTTTACAGCAAGTGATAACTATAGCGACCACACTGGAGACTGTCAATAGGCAACTAGACACGTTTGGAAAAACTGGGTCAATGAAGGCGGGTGACATGGATAAATCggacataaataaaattgataccAGGAAATTACCAGCAAGAGGCACGTCAAAGACTTGTTATCGATGCGGTAGCAATAAACACTTGTCATTTGCACCCGAATGCCCTGCTATGgacaaaaaatgtttgaaatgtgGGATTATCGGACATTTTAAAGATTACTGTAAAACTAAAAAGCTGAAGCGGAAATTTGAACACAAAAAAGatgataaatttaataatgcaAAAAGGCAAAGGTTTGACCACCCACAAAAGGATACCGAAGAAGTGGATTATGTATTCCATCTAGATAACGACGAAGTTATCAACTGTCAGGTCGGTGGTGTCACTATTGAGATGTTAATAGACTCTGGATGTAGATGTAATATCATTACTGATGAAACGTGGGAGTATTTAAAGAGCCATAACGTGAAAACCGCAAATCAAATCGCACATCCTGACAAGACATTAGTGGCTTACGGCAGTCAAACGCCACTAGATGTGACGGGGAAATTCGAGGCGCAGATATATATTCGTGATGGACTTGAAACAATGGCTACCCTATATGTCATTCGAAACGGGTCGCGTAACCTTTTGGGAAGGATTACTGCAAAACAACTCGGCGTCCTTCAGACTGGCATACCGGTTAACAACATCAGTACATTTCCCAAATTCAAAGGTGTTAAAATTCAAATCCCAATCGATGATAAGGTAAAACCGGTTATCCAACCGTATAGAAGAATACCGATACCTTTGGAAGCAAAGGTAAATTCAAAACTAACAGAACTACTAGAAGCCGACATCATCGAAGAGGTCAACGGGCCTTCGCAATGGGTATCGCCCATGGTACCTGTGCTCAAGGAAAATGGCGACCTTCGGATTTGTATCGACATGAGGAGGGCTAATGAAGCTATTATAAGGGAGAATCATCCTCTTCCTACGATGGATGAGTTGCTACCCCATTTCAGACAAGCGAAATTCTTTTCTCGGCTTGACATAAAAAATGCTTTTCATCAACTGGAGATTGACGAAGACAGCAGACACATTACAACCTTCAGCACCAGTAAAGGATTATTTCGGTACAAAAGATTAATGTTTGGGGTGTCATGCGCGCCGGAAATGTTCCAAAAGGTGCTAGAGAAGATGTTGTTAGGATGTGAAGGTACTGCAAATTTCATCGACGACATCATTATATACGGATCTGATGAAAAAGAACATGATACACGGCTCAAGAAAGTCCTACAGGTGTTGAAGGACAACGATGTCCTACTCAATGAAGCTAAATGCATTTACAAGACAAATAAAATTGAGTTCCTTGGCCATGAACTCACTGCAAACGGGGTAAAACCACTTGATAAATATATCCTAGCCATTCAATCGGCGAAGAGACCAACCAATGTTGAAGAGATTCAAAGTTTCCTCGGATTGGTGAATTATGTGGGGAAGTGGATCCCTAATTTGGCATCATTAACGGAGCCCCTTCGTCAGCTTGTACGACTTAAATTGAGCAAAACGACGGACCTTCGTAAATATTGGACTAGCTCTCAAGAACAAGCGTTTGATACATTAAAAGCGAGTCTGTCAAATATACAAACATTGGGCTATTATAATCCAGCTGACAGAACACAAATAGTGGCTGATGCATCTCCCGTGGGTCTTGGAGCCCTGCTGATACAAATAGATCGAAATGGTCCTCGTATCATAGCGTTCGGTAATAAGAGCCTAACCGATTGTGAAAAAAGGTATTGCCAGACCGAGAAAGAGGCTTTGGCCCTCGTCTGGGCAGTCGAACATTTTAAAACGTATTTGTTCGGCAAAGAGTTTGAGATTATAAGCGACCACAAGCCTTTGGAAACCATATTTGGTCCCAGATCTAAACCATGCGCACGTATTGAGCGCTGGGTTCTCCGCTTGCAGGCTTACAAGTACAAAGTAATTTACCGGCCAGGCAAGGACAATATCGCCGACCCCATTTCTCGGCTTTGCCAATCAATTAGTCCCAAACCGTTTgacaatgaaaattatattaatgcgATCGTACAATACAGCAGGCCGACAGCAGTACCATTAAAAGAAATTGAAGCCGTCTGTGCCACAGATGAAGAAATAATGGCGCTTAAAAGCGGAATCTATGAAAACAAATGGCATGAATCTATTAGCGCTTATAAAGCTTTCCAAACTGAGATCTGTTTTCAAGGAAATATTGCTTTAAGAGGGAACAAATTGATTATCCCCAAAGAACTTCGAGACAGAGTACTGGAAGCTGCACATCAAGGTCATCCTGGCATAGTAGCCATGAAGACTCGTCTCAGAACTAAAGTGTGGTGGCCAAAGATAGATCGAGATGCAGAAAACAGAGTTAAGGCCTGTAAAGGATGCACACTCGTTTCAGCACCTAACCCCCCACACCCTATTAAGAGACGAGAGCTTCCAGTCGAACCCTGGATCGATGTTGCGGTTGACTTTTTAGGACCTCTGCCATCAAATGATTACTTACTGGTTCTCATCGACTACTATAGTCGCTACAAAGAAATCAAGATTATGCGAAGTATCACAGCTGTAGACACCGTTAGTGTTCTAAAAGAAATATTCTCCCGGTTGGGATATCCTGTGACTCTGACATGCGATAATGGTAACCAGTTTACCAGTGAGACCTTCAAGACTTTCTGTAAGGAATGCAATATtgttatatataatacaatCCCTTATTGGCCACAAATGAACGGCGAAGTCGAACGCCAAAACAGAGATATCCTTAAACGGCTGAAAATCAGCCAAGTAGAAAAAAAGAACTGGAAGGATGATCTCCTAGAATACTTAATTATGTACAACAGCACTCCACACACCACTACAGGTAAAACACCTTCAGAACTCTTCTTCCGAAGGCAGTTCCGAGACAAAATACCCACAGTGGCTGATATGGAGTGCAAAATACTCGATTCAGATGTAAGAGATAGGgataaagaaaagaaagaaaagggACGGGAATACACTGATACGAAGAGGAAAGCAAAAGATAGTAATCTAGAAATCGGTGAAAAGGTCTACGTGAAAAACTTGATAAGAGATAACAAACTTACTCCCAACTTCAATCCTGAATCGCACACTGTTACAGATGTAAGCGGTGGTGATGTTAGAGTAAGGAATGACGTGACTGGAAAAGAATATCGCAGAAATGTTGTTCACCTCAAGAAAACTGAAACTGGTGAATGGGCTGTTATAAATCAAAACAGCAGCAATGCACCTCACGCGGACCAAGATCAAAATGAAGATTAA